The Couchioplanes caeruleus nucleotide sequence GATAGCTTCGGCCGGTGCACGCGTTCGACGTGCTCGGGGACCCGGTCCGCCGCCGCATCCTGGAGCTGCTCGCCGACGGCGAACAGCCCTCCGGCGCGGTCACCGAGGTGATCCGGGCGGAGTTCGGGATCTCCCAGCCGGCCGTCTCCCAGCACCTGCGGGTGCTGCGCGACAACGGCTTCGCCACCGTGCGCCCCGACGGCGCCCGGCGCCTGTACGCGGTGGACGACACCGCGCTGCGCGAGGCGGACGCCTGGCTGAGCCGGTTCCGGCGGTTCTGGACGCCGCACCTCGACGCGCTGGCCACCGAGGTGGCCCGCGGCAAACGGCAGCGGCGCCTCGCCGCCCGCGACGACGACACCACGGGAGAACACCCATGATCGACGTGAAGCAGCAGATCAGCGACGTCCGCCGCTGGGTCGGCAACCGTACGCTCGAGGCCGGCGAGGCCCGCGTCCTGACGATCAGCCAGGCCTACGACACCGACCGGGACGACCTGTGGGACGCCGTCACCACGGCCGAGCGCATCCAGCGGTGGTTCCTGCCGGTCAGCGGCGACCTGCGTGAGGGCGGTACCTACCAGTTCCAGGGCAACGCGGGCGGCACGGTCTCGCGCTGCGACAAGCCGAACGGCTTCTCCGCGACGTGGGAGTTCGGCGGCCAGGTGAGCTGGGTCGAGGTCCGGCTCAGCCCCGAGGGCGACGGGCGTACGCGCCTCGAGCTGGAGCACGTCGCGCACGTCGCCGACGAGTTCTGGGACCAGTACGGCCCGGGGGCCACCGGCGTCGGCTGGGACGGCGCGTTCCTGGGCCTCGCCAACTACCTGACCGACCCGTCCGCGACCCTCGACCCGGAGGCGGCGATGGCGTGGGGACTGTCACCGGAGGGCAAGGAGTTCCACCGCCTCAGCGCCGGCTCCTGGGCCGAGGCCGCCATCGCCGCCGGGGACGAACCGGAGCAGGCCCGGGCGAGCGCCGACCGCACGTACGGGTTCTACACCGGCTCCTGACCTCACCCGGAGAGCCGCCGGCCCGGCCCGTCGTCCGCGAGGAGCGCCACCAGGTCCTCGCGGGCGCGGGCCACCCGAGACCTGATCGTCCCCACCGGACAGTCGCAGACCTCGGCCGCCTCCGCGTACGACAGCCCCAGCACCTGCGTCGCCACGAACGCCTCCCGCCGCTGCGCGGACAGCCCGCCGAGCAGGTCCCGTACGGCGACGTCGTCCTCGAAGCCGCGGCGGCCGGTTCCGGTCGCGGCGTCCGCGGCGGCCTGCCAGTCGGCCACCGCGGCGATCCGCGGCCGGGCCATCGCCGAGCGCACGTGGTCGACGGCGACCCGCCGCGCGATCGTGAACAGCCAGGTCCGGGCGCTGGAGCGGCCCGCGAAGCCGGGCAGGCTGCGCAGCGCCCGCAGGTACGTCTCCTGGGCGAGGTCGTCCAGCTCGGCCGGCCCGGCGAGGTGGTGCAGGAACCGCCACACCTCGCGCTGGGTGGCCCGGACGAACGCCGCCGCCGCGTCCGCGTCCCCGCGGCCGGCGGCGAGCGCCCACCCGGTCACCTCGTCGTCGATCACTCCGTCGCAGGCTCGGCCGCCGCCGCAGCGGCACCGGACGCGGCCTGGGCCCGCCGGTACGCCAGCAGCCCCAGCACCAGCCCGGCGAGCCCGAGCACGATGCCCGCGACGCCCGTCCACGTGCCGCCGCTGCCGTCCTCGTCGTCGCCGTCGTCCGCGACGGCGGCCACGGACGGGCCGGGAGCCGCGGCCGGCGCATCGGCGCCCGGCGCGCCCGCCGGGGTCAGCTTCAGCACCGGCGCGGGCTTCTCCGGCTCGGTGCCGTCCGTCGCCGGCTCGTCGATCCACCGGACCACCGTGCCGTCCGAGTACGTCTGCAGCGCCTTGAACACCACCTGGTCGACCTCCGGCAGCGGGCCCAGCGACACGTCGAACTCCTGGAACTGCCCGGGCTTGATCGCCGCGTCCCCCGCCGCCGTCCAGGTGATCTTCGAGACGGCCTCGCTGATCTGTGCGCCGTGCGCCTCGATCGGCTTCGCGAGCTTCGACTTCTGCGCCACCATGGTCCAGCCCGCGACGGGCTTGAGCGACACCGAGGCGAACGGCGTGTCGGTGGGCAGGTTCACCTCGACCTTGGTGGTGGCGGCCGAATCCGTCTCGTTCGGCACCCGGAAGGTCACCTTGGCGTACCCGCCCTGGACCGCGGTGTTCGGGTTCACCGTCACGTGCGCGGCGGCGGGGACCGCCAGGGCGAAGGTGCACGCGGCGGCGATCCCGCCGACCACGCCCGAACGCTTCAACAGGGACATCTGGAGGCCTTTC carries:
- a CDS encoding ArsR/SmtB family transcription factor, with product MHAFDVLGDPVRRRILELLADGEQPSGAVTEVIRAEFGISQPAVSQHLRVLRDNGFATVRPDGARRLYAVDDTALREADAWLSRFRRFWTPHLDALATEVARGKRQRRLAARDDDTTGEHP
- a CDS encoding SRPBCC family protein, with the protein product MIDVKQQISDVRRWVGNRTLEAGEARVLTISQAYDTDRDDLWDAVTTAERIQRWFLPVSGDLREGGTYQFQGNAGGTVSRCDKPNGFSATWEFGGQVSWVEVRLSPEGDGRTRLELEHVAHVADEFWDQYGPGATGVGWDGAFLGLANYLTDPSATLDPEAAMAWGLSPEGKEFHRLSAGSWAEAAIAAGDEPEQARASADRTYGFYTGS
- a CDS encoding sigma-70 family RNA polymerase sigma factor, giving the protein MIDDEVTGWALAAGRGDADAAAAFVRATQREVWRFLHHLAGPAELDDLAQETYLRALRSLPGFAGRSSARTWLFTIARRVAVDHVRSAMARPRIAAVADWQAAADAATGTGRRGFEDDVAVRDLLGGLSAQRREAFVATQVLGLSYAEAAEVCDCPVGTIRSRVARAREDLVALLADDGPGRRLSG
- a CDS encoding YcnI family copper-binding membrane protein; protein product: MSLLKRSGVVGGIAAACTFALAVPAAAHVTVNPNTAVQGGYAKVTFRVPNETDSAATTKVEVNLPTDTPFASVSLKPVAGWTMVAQKSKLAKPIEAHGAQISEAVSKITWTAAGDAAIKPGQFQEFDVSLGPLPEVDQVVFKALQTYSDGTVVRWIDEPATDGTEPEKPAPVLKLTPAGAPGADAPAAAPGPSVAAVADDGDDEDGSGGTWTGVAGIVLGLAGLVLGLLAYRRAQAASGAAAAAAEPATE